In the genome of Trichoplusia ni isolate ovarian cell line Hi5 chromosome 27, tn1, whole genome shotgun sequence, one region contains:
- the LOC113505902 gene encoding uncharacterized protein LOC113505902 — protein MPNFSETTLRRLIKHLNFKYIKRQRNNALIDRDDITIWRRKYLKSIKDYRQQNRQIFYMDETWVNAGHTVNKTWVDKQVKSKKQAFLEGLSIGARNPTSKGKRLIITHIGNENGFVEGGENIFECKKTGDYHESMDATHFEQWFENVLPKLGENAVVVMDNAPYHSRRLERIPTTAWKKMIYKIGL, from the exons ATGCCAAATTTTAGCGAAACAACTCTCAGGCGGctaataaagcatttaaactttaaatatataaaacgacAGCGAAATAACGCACTTATTGATAGAGATGACATAACAATATGGCggcgaaaatatttgaaatctattaaagACTATAGACAACAAAATCGCCAGATATTTTACATGGATGAGACATGGGTGAATGCAG gacataccgtaaataaaacttgggtagacaaacaagttaaaaGTAAGAAGCAGGCTTTCCTAGAAGGACTTAGCATTGGTGCACGTAACCCAACGTCAAAAGGTAAACGATTAATAATTACCCATATCGGCAATGAGAACGGTTTTGTAGAGGgcggtgaaaatatatttgaatgcaaGAAGACGGGAGATTACCATGAATCAATGGATGCAACACATTTTGAACAATGGTTCGAAAACGTTCTCCCAAAACTTGGAGAAAATGCAGTAGTGGTAATGGACAATGCACCATACCACTCAAGGCGTCTTGAAAGAATTCCTACTACTGCCTggaaaaaaatgatatacaaaattggcttgtaa